The sequence CGCGCCAGCATTCAAGTTCGCAGTTATCCATCTCAGCAGAGTCGGTTAACACACTCCAAGTTAGGAATAAATCTAAGAAGCGAACTTGTTGCTCATTGATACCAATTGAGCTGAATGGGTTTACGTCTAAAGAGCGAACCTCGATGTACTCAACACCAGCACGAGCCAGTGCTTCAGATGGCTTCTCACCACTTTTAGCAACACGCTTAGGACGAATTGGCGCATAAAGCTCGTTCTCGATTTGAAGAACGTTGCTATTTAACTGACGGTATTCACCATCAACTTTGGTACCAATTTCGGCAAACTCTTCCGATGGTGTGCGAATCGCTTGGTTCAATCCCTCTAGGTACTGGTCTAGGCTATTAAAGCCAATTTTCAATACACTTTGAGCACTGTTGGTGTAGCCAAGATCGCTCAGACGTAGTGCCGTTGCTTTTGGCAGATACAGCGTCTCGCCAATCTTTTCAAAAGGTAGCTTTGTCTCTCTTCCTTTGATGAAAGAAGGACATAGTGCAGGTGAAGCACCGAAGAAATAAGGAATTAACCAGCCAAAACGGTAATAATTACGAATCAAGCCAAAGTAAGCATCGGACTTGGATTCACAACGCACTTCTTCGGTTTGCTCTCCAAACAAGCTATCCCAAAAACTATCTGGGAAAGAGAAGTTGAAGTGAACTCCTGAAATAATCTGCATCAGGCTACCGTAACGACGTTTTAAGCCTTCACGATATAGCGTCTTCATCTTGCCGTTGTTAGAGGTGCCGTATTGCGCTAGCTGAATATAATCTTCACTGCCTACATAACAAGGCATAGAAAGCGGCCACATCTTTTCGCCATCTAACTTGGTTTGTGTGAAATGGTGGATATCAGACAACTGATTCAAAAGCGTCGGAACGTCGTTAGAAACAGGCGTAATAAACTCCAGTAGCGACTCAGAAAAATCGGTCGTTACCCATCCGTTCATCAACGCAGATCCCAAAGCCTTTGGGTGCGGCCCAGTCGCAAGATGCCCATCTTCCGTGTAGCGTAACGTTTCCCTTTCAACACCACGACCAAATTGAGAGAAGGTCTTAGGGTTGGTTGCAACTTGCTTTAGTCGCGCAGCAAAATCAGTCAAAATTCAGTTCACTTATCTTATATCGTTCTGATTAGAACTATCATAAATTAGGTCGGAGGAGAAAAATAGAGTCTTTTCCCTCCCCCTTTAATGTGTACTCTAACGAATGATTTCAAGCTCTTCTATTGGAATATCTAACTTTTCTAGTTGAGGACGAAGCGAAGCCGCGTCGCCAACAACAATTATTTGATAATCATTCGGGTCAAACCATTTCTTAGATAGCTCGTTTAATGTCTCTTTTGAGACTGTTTCAACTATCTGATTACGTTGTTGTAGGTAATCTTCATCAAGGCTCAGCGCAACAATATTACTCAACAATCCAGCCTTTTGACTTGGTGTTTCGTATTTAAGCGCATCTTGTTGACCGACGGCAAGGCGCATAAATTTCACCTCTTCGTCAGTTAATCCACTTTGACTAAATTCATTCAGCTCAGAGATAAACTCTTGAATCGATGGAACCGTCGCATTGGCTCTTACTTGAGCACTGAATACTACCGCACCAGTTTCACGCGTACTGGCGAAGTAACCACTCGCACCGTAAGTGTAGGCTTTGTCCTCACGCAGGTTCTGGTTGATACGACTATTGAAGTTACCCGCTAAATTGAAGTTAGCCAACTGGCTCAAATACAACTCACCGGTCGCATCAAAAGGTAAACCTTTACGCACCAAACGAACAATACTTTGCGGCGCACCCGGTTTATCCACTAAATACAGATGCTGTCCTGAAAGCTCTTTGATGATCTGCGGACGCGTTAGTGGTGCCGCATCGCCTTGCCACTGTTCAAAGAATTGTAGCTGTTTCCCCACCTCTTTCTTCGAGATGTCTCCCACAACAACAAGATTGGCACCTTCTGGTGTGTAATGTTGGCCATAGAATTTTTTCACGTCATCTAAGGTCAGTTGCGATAGAGACGCTTTCGTGCCATCGCTGGCTCTAGCAAAAATACTGTCACCAAATAGCACTTCACGGGTTGCTTGAGAAGCCATCCAGCTTGGTTGTTGGTGCTGATAGACAACGCCTTCAAGCATCTGCTTCTTAACCCGTTCGAAGTCTTGCTCATCAAACTTAGGTTCAAACAGAACCTCTTGCACGATCGCTAACGTTTGAGGCAGGTTTTTCTCTAGCGTTGAAACCGAGATATCCGTGGTATAACTTCCGGCGCTAATGCTGACACTGCTGCCAAGCTTATCTAAGGTTGCCTGTAGCTCTTCAACCGTTCGCTTCGTCGAACCTTCTTCCATCATAGAAGCCGTTAAGTTCGCTAAGCCTTCTTGTCCTTTACGAACATAGCGTTCGCCTGCAGGCAGTTGAATTTGTAGCTGTACTGTCGGCGTTTCACTGGTCACAGTACCAATCAAGTCAGTGCCGTTCGCAAAGTGCATGC is a genomic window of Vibrio sp. FE10 containing:
- the gshA gene encoding glutamate--cysteine ligase, with protein sequence MTDFAARLKQVATNPKTFSQFGRGVERETLRYTEDGHLATGPHPKALGSALMNGWVTTDFSESLLEFITPVSNDVPTLLNQLSDIHHFTQTKLDGEKMWPLSMPCYVGSEDYIQLAQYGTSNNGKMKTLYREGLKRRYGSLMQIISGVHFNFSFPDSFWDSLFGEQTEEVRCESKSDAYFGLIRNYYRFGWLIPYFFGASPALCPSFIKGRETKLPFEKIGETLYLPKATALRLSDLGYTNSAQSVLKIGFNSLDQYLEGLNQAIRTPSEEFAEIGTKVDGEYRQLNSNVLQIENELYAPIRPKRVAKSGEKPSEALARAGVEYIEVRSLDVNPFSSIGINEQQVRFLDLFLTWSVLTDSAEMDNCELECWRDNWNKVILEGRQVGLELKIGCDGERLSLQDWAKRVFKDLRSIAEMMDAEQGGRAYQETCDTLETWIDNPELTISGQLLEETKRLGGLGKVACALGKTYAQQHKAHQYKVYSAELMEAEVQRSMIAQQQSEEASTQDFDSFLTDYFSYLKA